Proteins co-encoded in one Neodiprion lecontei isolate iyNeoLeco1 chromosome 3, iyNeoLeco1.1, whole genome shotgun sequence genomic window:
- the LOC107223661 gene encoding ribonuclease Oy, protein MLSNFNFSAILFLLTVSLQVTYCRSRPNSNQATSAGENFDVIVFTQHWPETVCSQWKEKVPSHRCFLPRQEEWTIHGIWPTQFHKIGPLFCNKTQGFNASTLIPIIHQLDEKWINIEDGTPHFSFWKHEWDKHGTCASVLDPLNTELKYFQKGLDLLKEYDMTHVLAKAGIFVGQAYAVEQIISGVEKILGKTIEVECIKNPKTHESYIFEIRICLDKGLKLTDCNNIVDFPSNCDRKKPVNYPSAVPSNYNVILVK, encoded by the exons ATGTtatccaatttcaatttttcggcAATTCTTTTCTTACTGACTGTATCTCTCCAGGTTACATATTGCCG TTCGCGACCTAACTCTAACCAAGCAACATCAGcaggagaaaattttgatgttATCGTTTTCACTCAACATTGGCCAGAGACAGTTTGCTCCCAGTGGAAAGAAAAGGTTCCATCTCATCGTTGCTTTTTACCAAGGCAAGAGGAGTGGACAATCCATGGAATTTGGCCTACTCAGTTCCACAAAATTGGCCCACTTTTTTGCAATAAGACACAGGGTTTTAATGCGTCTACTTTAATCCCAATAATTCATCAGTTGGATGAGAAATGGATAAACATTGAAGATGGAACACCACACTTTTCATTCTGGAAACATGAGTGGGACAAACATGGTACCTGTGCATCCGTCCTTGATCCTTTGAATacagaattgaaatattttcaaaaaggaTTGGATCTGTTGAAAGAATATGACATGACTCATGTGCTTGCCAAGGCAGGAATATTCGTTGGTCAAGCTTATGCCGTAGAGCAAATCATTAGTGGTGTGGAAAAGATTTTAGGAAAAACTATTGAGGTCGAGTGTATTAAAAATCCG AAAACGCATGAATCTTACATATTCGAAATACGGATTTGCCTGGATAAAGGCTTGAAGCTGACTGATTGTAACAACATCGTTGACTTTCCTTCAAATTGTGATCGGAAGAAGCCAGTGAATTATCCCAGTGCAGTTCCATCCAATTACAATGTTATATTAGTAAAATAG
- the LOC107223650 gene encoding UBX domain-containing protein 1: MSSSDVSMLVDMGFSQAKAERALQITGNKGVEPAMEWLLAHSDEAEPSPGLMAENPVSIPVPATESPQENIADASNEDESAATAKSIKCDVCGKLFKSNLEVEFHATKSGHDSFSESTEEKKPLTEEEKKEQLRLLEEKMRQKRKEREELEKKEAFEKEKLRIRSGKEMVEAKKKLEDLEMKKLLEQRKREKEEEKLAKQRVREQIEADKAARRARAASDAGRVTLSPVASIAAPTVVSTGPKKNYSETKLQIRLTNGQALTQTFGSKEQLSAVRLYIEMNRTDGSGLFNLMTTFPRKIFTEDDYEKPLDILGLVPTAVVIVQKKTELQ; this comes from the exons ATGTCTTCGTCAGACGTTTCGATGCTCGTAGATATGGGTTTCAGCCAGGCAAAAGC CGAGCGAgccctacaaattaccggaaACAAAGGTGTCGAGCCGGCTATGGAATG gcTCCTTGCTCATTCCGATGAAGCTGAACCTTCCCCTGGGCTTATGGCCGAAAATCCTGTCAGTATACCCGTACCAGCAACTGAATCTCCACAGGAAAATATCGCTGATGCAAGTAACGAAGATGAATCAGCAGCAACTGCCAAATCCATTAAATGCGATGT atgTGGGAAACTATTCAAATCTAATTTAGAGGTGGAATTTCATGCCACAAAGTCCGGACATGACAGTTTCTCTGAAAGCACGGAAGAGAAGAAGCCACTGACGgaagaggagaagaaagaGCAATTGAGGttattagaagaaaaaatgagacaAAAGAGAAAAGAGCGAGAGGAActggagaaaaaagaagcatTTGAAAAGGAGAAATTGAGGATACGCTCAGGCAAAGAGATGGTCGAAGCCAAGAAAAA GCTTGAAGACttggaaatgaagaaattattAGAGCAAcggaaaagggaaaaagaagaggagaaaTTAGCAAAGCAGAGAGTAAGAGAGCAAATCGAAGCTGACAAAGCAGCAAGACGTGCTAGAGCCGCCTCTGACGCTGGACGTGTTACACTTTCCCCTGTAGCTTCgattgctgcgccaaccgtcGTATCAACgggtccaaaaaaaaattatagcgAAACAAAATTGCAG ATCAGACTAACAAATGGTCAGGCATTAACACAGACCTTTGGATCCAAGGAACAGCTTTCTGCTGTACGATTGTATATTGAAATGAATAGAACTGATGGTTCGGGGTTGTTTAATTTAATGACTACATTTCctcggaaaattttcacagagGACGATTACGAAAAACCATTGGACATTTTAG gCTTGGTACCGACAGCTGTTGTGATAGTACAGAAGAAAACGGAATTACAGTAG